The following proteins are encoded in a genomic region of Papaver somniferum cultivar HN1 unplaced genomic scaffold, ASM357369v1 unplaced-scaffold_10, whole genome shotgun sequence:
- the LOC113325961 gene encoding putative serine/threonine-protein kinase-like protein CCR3 produces the protein MASYSSVFVCNVGFLLFSILLVSTSAEQSSAIASIIPSVDSTGTPSDNYLCDTNANVYTTQIWGPTKDCFLCTPYCYGACDSMRTTTAVTPSCTWISGTNVKCECCCVKPKSPPPPVCPPPAPLPPPPPCPSPPSSDKCDTGDDVTETTMPSSNCADCTNWCNNDCSELGGRVIQNKCAIGESKFVRRCSCCCRGGKSVLKLS, from the exons ATGGCTTCTTATTCTTCTGTTTTTGTTTGCAATGTTGGGTTCCTCCTGTTTTCCATTCTTCTTGTATCAACCTCTGCGGAACAATCAAGTGCCATTGCCTCCATCATACCTTCCG TAGACTCGACCGGAACTCCATCGGACAACTACTTGTGTGACACTAACGCCAACGTATACACGACTCAGATCTGGGGTCCAACTAAAGATTGCTTCCTCTGCACACCTTATTGTTATGGTGCATGCGATTCCATGCGTACCACTACGGCGGTAACCCCGAGCTGcacatggatttcaggtacaaaCGTCAAATGTGAATGCTGTTGTGTAAAACCAAAATCTCCACCGCCCCCAGTATGTCCCCCTCCTGCtcctcttccaccaccaccaccatgtccttCTCCTCCTTCCAGCGATAAGTGTGATACCGGAGACGACGTGACTGAGACTACGATGCCAAGCTCAAATTGCGCCGATTGTACAAATTGGTGTAACAACGATTGTTCGGAACTAGGAGGTCGTGTGATCCAGAACAAGTGCGCGATTGGTGAATCCAAATTCGTAAGGCGTTGCAGCTGCTGCTGTCGTGGAGGAAAGTCTGTTCTGAAGTTGTCATAG
- the LOC113325978 gene encoding uncharacterized protein LOC113325978, whose translation MASFCYIFVYSVVFLLVSTVIASASTNRTSVAGSVLPSLEIGGLTDGTFKCDPEIGIYTTDVWPPAALCTVCLTYCRGSLAAIGTRFLNMKCSHLPPTGKMKCECCVKKPTPPPAPPCSPPAPSGGQCETGDTYTETTMPTSNCADCTNWCKEDCAGLGGRVTDDKCAIGESKFIRRCKCCCRGGNSGPKLF comes from the exons ATGGCTTCCTTCTGCTATATTTTTGTTTACAGTGTAGTGTTCCTCCTGGTTTCGACTGTTATTGCTTCTGCCTCTACCAATAGAACTAGTGTAGCTGGCTCGGTTTTACCTTCAT TAGAGATCGGAGGTCTTACGGATGGAACCTTCAAATGTGACCCTGAGATCGGGATCTACACGACTGACGTATGGCCTCCAGCTGCATTATGCACAGTCTGTTTGACTTATTGCAGAGGCTCGCTCGCTGCGATAGGTACCAGATTTCTTAACATGAAATGCTCACATCTTCCACCAACTGGAAAAATGAAATGCGAATGCTGTGTTAAAAAACCCACACCTCCACCAGCCCCACCATGTTCCCCTCCTGCACCTTCAGGCGGTCAGTGTGAAACAGGAGACACATACACAGAGACTACAATGCCAACCTCAAATTGCGCAGATTGTACGAATTGGTGTAAAGAAGACTGTGCGGGATTAGGAGGTCGAGTGACTGATGACAAGTGCGCAATAGGTGAATCTAAATTTATAAGGCGTTGCAAGTGTTGCTGTCGTGGAGGAAATTCTGGTCCAAAGTTGTTCTAG
- the LOC113326580 gene encoding uncharacterized protein LOC113326580 — MTQVSLALLSLLRLEFLRIHPSNVTLRPASTRLRHPLALCTSCLTYCFGSRDALGTTLLDYKCSFIPPSGKMQCDCCSQKPTPPPPPPCSPPPPSGGQCDTGDDVTETRFQAQIASIVQIGAAKIVRS; from the exons ATGACACAAGTGTCGTTGGCTCTGCTTTCCCTTCTT AGATTGGAGTTCTTACGGATACACCCTTCAAATGTGACTCTGAGACCGGCGTCTACACGTCTAAGACATCCGCTTGCATTATGCACATCCTGTTTGACTTATTGTTTTGGCTCACGCGATGCATTGGGTACCACCTTACTTGACTACAAGTGCTCATTTATTCCACCGAGTGGAAAAATGCAATGCGACTGCTGTTCTCAAAAACCCACACCTCCACCACCCCCACCATGTTCCCCTCCTCCACCTTCAGGCGGTCAGTGTGATACCGGAGACGACGTCACTGAGACTAGATTTCAAGCTCAGATTGCGTCGATTGTACAAATTGGTGCAGCCAAGATTGTTCGGAGTTAG